The Triticum aestivum cultivar Chinese Spring chromosome 7B, IWGSC CS RefSeq v2.1, whole genome shotgun sequence genome window below encodes:
- the LOC123159555 gene encoding expansin-like A4, whose product MAALPQLLLTLFPAVTAVVFLLVASAPGARAHVSSSSSATYRCGWCPRRSTASILPPGAGALTGPACGYGGQAAEMAVDGGFHIAAVSAGFFRGGRACGACYQLRCRGRSACAKDGVKVVVVADVAETNMTGGKFLLTKDAFAALATADRAAELADAAVDVDFRRIPCVYKSKNLAVKVEETSSRERGYLALRFLYQGGQTDIAAVEVAQAVTGSSGTKNEASPSQTTWQYMTRREASPSVWRMSRVPTGPLRLRLVVTAGSGGKWLRADGAVLPAEWQPGAVYDTGLRVTDVAANTCGAASCSATDEDDDAEQLR is encoded by the coding sequence ATGGCCGCCTTGCCGCAGCTGTTGCTGACCCTCTTCCCCGCGGTGACCGCCGTCGTGTTTCTGCTGGTGGCCTCGGCGCCGGGAGCACGCGCTCACGTGTCCTCATCCTCGTCGGCGACGTACCGCTGCGGCTGGTGCCCGCGCAGATCCACCGCGTCCATCCTCCCTCCCGGCGCCGGTGCACTTACCGGCCCCGCCTGCGGGTATGGTGGCCAGGCGGCGGAGATGGCCGTCGACGGGGGGTTCCACATTGCGGCCGTCAGCGCCGGTTTCTTCCGCGGCGGCCGGGCCTGCGGCGCATGCTACCAGCTGAGGTGCAGGGGCCGGAGCGCGTGCGCGAAGGATGGCGTCAAGGTCGTCGTCGTCGCCGACGTGGCAGAGACGAACATGACCGGTGGGAAGTTTCTGCTCACCAAGGACGCCTTCGCCGCCTTGGCGACGGCAGACCGTGCCGCCGAGCTCGCGGACGCGGCCGTCGACGTGGACTTCAGGAGGATTCCCTGCGTGTACAAGAGCAAGAACCTGGCGGTTAAAGTGGAGGAGACGAGCAGCAGGGAGCGGGGCTACCTCGCCCTCCGCTTCCTCTACCAGGGCGGCCAGACTGACATCGCCGCCGTCGAGGTCGCGCAGGCGGTCACCGGTTCGAGCGGCACCAAGAACGAGGCCTCGCCGTCGCAGACAACGTGGCAGTACATGACGCGGCGCGAGGCGTCCCCGTCAGTGTGGCGCATGTCGCGCGTGCCGACCGGTCCGCTGCGGCTCCGGCTCGTGGTCACCGCGGGCTCTGGCGGCAAGTGGCTGCGCGCCGACGGGGCGGTGCTCCCCGCGGAGTGGCAGCCCGGCGCGGTCTACGACACCGGCCTGCGCGTCACCGACGTCGCCGCAAACACCTGCGGCGCCGCCTCTTGCTCCGCCACGGACGAGGACGATGACGCCGAGCAGCTCCGATGA